One Chryseobacterium indoltheticum DNA segment encodes these proteins:
- a CDS encoding DUF6909 family protein — translation MTNSRARETTEAIERLYISMRHLFYRGFFKPSGVSGESIRSLLKMINPEIYGTMSIPSKLELDGLMYVLDRLPEGIEECAFIHLTSDEGFDKGSFEPIVPKKRRRNCYRIDEHQMNIEVLLGRSEIYDILTHLTFLFIEADKIRNLAFIQDENWKPTRAFKIIEEVVKGEKKFSRREKEVALIHLSSLIGRTFDETLNAYNTFGDDDNLDRLFKIIYHLGKVSLEDAKQSREREIYFSAILKERVGHHYFGEKWAHKVKEVLFENDLHMRPLHIISANMHSVKNMLYGNDALKKKDTKEVDYKLYGDISDKKDLRDKVSKYALDEGLIYINDKSGSNIDVQIIDLSKTNLKNTPFGHLKYDGDDVIMVFDYAFGEQAFEVMDELLRPFEQKGEVYMMKVKSVSIMGKAGILEGGKGDIMIPTSHIFEGTADNYPFENALKLEDFEDDELNAFEGPMITVLGTSLQNRDILQYFMNTSWKAIGLEMEGAHYQKAIQVASKIRHHIAPDLFVSYAYYASDNPLETGATLSSGGLGLTGVKPTYLITLRILEKILQSGKKEISSKK, via the coding sequence ATGACAAATTCTAGAGCAAGAGAAACTACCGAGGCAATTGAAAGACTATACATATCTATGAGACACCTGTTTTATAGAGGTTTTTTTAAGCCGAGCGGAGTTTCTGGAGAAAGCATTAGAAGTTTGTTGAAGATGATCAATCCGGAAATTTACGGTACCATGAGCATTCCAAGCAAATTGGAATTGGATGGTTTGATGTATGTTTTAGACAGACTTCCAGAAGGTATTGAAGAATGCGCTTTCATTCATCTTACATCAGATGAAGGTTTTGACAAAGGAAGTTTCGAGCCGATCGTTCCTAAAAAGAGAAGAAGAAACTGTTACCGAATCGACGAACATCAGATGAACATCGAAGTTCTTTTGGGTCGTTCAGAAATCTATGATATTCTTACGCATTTAACGTTCTTATTTATAGAAGCAGATAAAATTCGTAACCTCGCATTTATTCAGGATGAAAACTGGAAGCCGACAAGAGCTTTCAAGATCATCGAAGAAGTTGTAAAAGGTGAGAAAAAATTCAGCAGAAGAGAAAAAGAAGTGGCTTTGATTCATCTTTCATCTTTAATAGGAAGAACTTTTGATGAAACTTTGAACGCTTACAATACTTTCGGCGACGATGATAATCTGGATAGATTATTCAAAATCATTTACCACTTAGGAAAAGTAAGTTTGGAAGATGCTAAACAGAGCCGTGAAAGAGAAATTTATTTCAGTGCAATCCTTAAAGAAAGAGTAGGGCACCACTATTTTGGAGAGAAATGGGCTCACAAAGTGAAAGAAGTTTTGTTTGAAAACGATCTTCATATGCGTCCGTTACACATTATTTCGGCAAACATGCACTCTGTAAAAAATATGCTGTACGGAAATGATGCTTTAAAGAAAAAAGATACGAAAGAAGTAGATTACAAGCTGTACGGAGATATTTCAGATAAAAAAGATCTTCGTGATAAAGTTTCAAAATATGCTTTGGATGAAGGCTTAATCTATATTAATGATAAAAGTGGAAGTAACATCGACGTTCAGATTATCGATTTAAGCAAAACCAATCTTAAAAATACACCTTTCGGACATTTGAAATATGACGGAGACGATGTCATCATGGTCTTCGATTATGCATTTGGCGAACAGGCTTTTGAGGTGATGGATGAATTGCTTAGGCCTTTTGAGCAAAAAGGCGAAGTATATATGATGAAGGTGAAATCGGTTTCTATTATGGGGAAAGCCGGAATTCTTGAAGGTGGAAAAGGAGACATTATGATTCCTACTTCTCATATTTTTGAAGGAACGGCAGACAATTATCCTTTCGAAAATGCTTTGAAATTGGAAGATTTTGAAGATGATGAATTAAATGCTTTTGAAGGACCGATGATTACCGTTTTGGGAACATCCCTTCAAAACAGAGATATTCTTCAGTATTTTATGAATACTTCTTGGAAGGCGATTGGTCTTGAGATGGAAGGTGCACATTACCAGAAAGCAATTCAGGTGGCGTCAAAAATCAGACATCACATTGCACCGGATCTTTTTGTGAGTTACGCTTATTATGCTTCAGATAATCCTTTGGAAACTGGAGCTACGCTTTCTTCAGGAGGATTGGGATTGACGGGAGTAAAACCAACATATCTGATTACTTTAAGAATCCTTGAAAAGATCTTACAAAGCGGAAAGAAAGAAATTTCATCTAAAAAATAA
- a CDS encoding pentapeptide repeat-containing protein has translation MREAYVIDDIFDNINFTEQSLEVGEYENCTFRNCNFEYADFSNFKFTNCEFVDCNVSMTKLVGTAFRDVIFKDCKMFGMHFDDCNEFGMSFRFEGCALNNSVFYKTSIKRTLFKNCKLIEVDFAEADLSNSVFSNCDFSGATFERTNMEKADLRTSFNYIINPESNKLKKTKFSLSEVHGLLRQFDIEIDKNS, from the coding sequence ATGAGAGAAGCTTACGTTATTGATGACATTTTCGATAATATAAATTTTACAGAACAATCTTTAGAAGTTGGAGAATATGAAAACTGTACGTTCCGGAACTGCAATTTTGAATATGCCGATTTTTCTAACTTTAAATTTACCAACTGTGAATTCGTTGATTGTAATGTAAGCATGACGAAATTAGTCGGAACCGCTTTTCGTGATGTTATTTTTAAAGACTGCAAAATGTTTGGGATGCACTTCGATGACTGTAACGAGTTTGGAATGTCTTTCAGATTTGAAGGATGTGCTTTGAATAATTCTGTTTTCTATAAAACTTCCATCAAAAGAACATTGTTTAAAAATTGTAAACTGATTGAAGTCGATTTTGCTGAAGCTGATCTATCGAATTCTGTATTCTCAAACTGCGATTTTAGCGGAGCAACATTCGAAAGAACCAATATGGAGAAAGCGGATTTAAGAACATCTTTCAATTACATCATCAATCCCGAATCTAATAAGCTTAAGAAGACAAAATTCTCACTTTCTGAGGTTCACGGACTACTTCGTCAATTTGATATAGAAATCGATAAAAACAGCTGA
- a CDS encoding peptidoglycan D,D-transpeptidase FtsI family protein: protein MNTRHIKILTILIVIALIFVARLSYLQLFTDRYALNAANTSIKTEYVIPQRGVIFDRNGKIMVGNQPAYEISFTQALMKPDFDTLAFCNLMKIEKSDFIKRINLIKAEKYYSKLTPMTFIKDLSREEIARVQEIIFKYPAFSIVQRPQRQYEVSTSGNLLGYTSEVNDREIKKDSTYYLPGDLIGKTGIEKSYEKELRGVKGIKYIQKDIKLRNVGPYKNGSLDKDVITGKDITLTIDYDLQRMAEEMLVNKHGAVVAIDPNNGEVLVAATGPDIDPNLFTGPNKSKNLYALSKDTLYENKPTFDRSLQAGYPPGSTFKLLTALAAMQMGVMDENTIFPCGGGFFYKGKRIKGHGGADPLIPSIQVSSNCFFTYAFIAIIKKYPGNPSKGVDEWKKIMSSFGVGEFLNNDFAVGAKGRIPSGDFYERRFKAIIKANGSTRKDYKNWDEMSTGAIYNGMGQGDVMVTPLQLANYVAAIANRGWYYTPHIVKSIDGRPNPDPRFKKKHHTLVDPKHFEPVLKGMEAVVLRGTARGLMSKDFTQLAKTGTAQVPQGKDNSIFVLIAPADKPKIVVVAVMEHAGFGATWAGPACTVIAEKYITGDLKREHLYKKMITSSFMPEYKRQWIVDLKRKGLYKEPKPDSIKLKRIQDSLNLVKKAKEKLQKAQTVKPKKP from the coding sequence TTGAACACACGCCATATAAAAATCTTAACGATTCTCATTGTCATTGCTCTTATTTTTGTAGCAAGGCTTTCTTATTTACAGCTGTTTACAGATCGTTATGCCTTGAATGCAGCCAATACTTCCATCAAAACCGAATATGTTATTCCGCAGCGTGGAGTTATTTTCGACAGAAATGGAAAAATAATGGTGGGAAATCAGCCTGCCTACGAAATTTCTTTTACTCAGGCTTTAATGAAACCAGATTTTGATACTTTGGCTTTCTGTAATTTAATGAAAATTGAGAAGAGTGATTTCATTAAAAGAATTAACTTAATTAAAGCTGAAAAATATTACTCCAAACTCACGCCGATGACTTTCATTAAAGATCTAAGCAGAGAGGAAATAGCAAGAGTTCAGGAAATTATATTCAAATATCCCGCTTTCAGTATCGTTCAGCGTCCTCAAAGACAGTACGAAGTCTCTACTTCCGGAAATCTTTTGGGATATACAAGTGAAGTAAACGATAGAGAAATCAAAAAAGATTCTACTTATTATCTTCCGGGCGACCTCATCGGGAAAACAGGGATTGAAAAATCTTACGAAAAAGAACTTCGCGGTGTAAAGGGAATTAAATATATTCAGAAAGACATAAAACTTAGGAATGTTGGGCCTTATAAAAACGGCTCTTTAGATAAAGATGTTATCACCGGAAAAGATATTACATTGACTATTGACTATGATCTTCAGCGAATGGCAGAAGAAATGCTTGTGAATAAACATGGGGCGGTAGTGGCAATAGATCCAAATAACGGTGAAGTTTTAGTAGCTGCAACAGGACCGGATATTGATCCTAATCTTTTTACCGGACCGAATAAATCTAAAAATCTTTACGCACTTTCAAAAGATACGCTTTACGAAAACAAACCCACTTTCGACCGTTCTTTACAGGCAGGTTATCCTCCCGGATCGACTTTCAAACTGTTGACGGCTTTGGCGGCAATGCAAATGGGAGTAATGGATGAAAATACAATTTTCCCCTGTGGTGGCGGATTTTTCTATAAAGGGAAAAGAATTAAAGGTCACGGTGGAGCAGATCCGTTGATTCCTTCTATTCAGGTTTCGAGTAACTGTTTTTTTACGTATGCATTTATAGCAATCATTAAAAAATATCCCGGAAATCCATCAAAAGGTGTTGACGAATGGAAGAAAATCATGAGCAGCTTCGGTGTTGGGGAATTTCTGAATAATGATTTTGCAGTTGGTGCAAAAGGAAGAATTCCTTCAGGGGATTTTTATGAAAGAAGATTTAAAGCAATCATTAAAGCAAATGGTTCTACCAGAAAGGATTATAAGAATTGGGATGAAATGTCGACGGGTGCCATTTACAACGGAATGGGGCAGGGTGATGTAATGGTAACGCCTTTACAGCTTGCCAATTATGTTGCGGCAATTGCCAACAGAGGTTGGTATTATACACCGCATATTGTAAAATCAATTGATGGAAGACCAAATCCTGATCCGAGATTCAAAAAGAAACATCATACTTTAGTCGATCCAAAACATTTCGAACCTGTTTTAAAGGGAATGGAGGCTGTTGTTTTGAGAGGTACTGCAAGAGGTTTGATGTCTAAAGATTTTACTCAATTAGCAAAAACCGGAACTGCGCAGGTTCCGCAAGGGAAAGATAACTCTATTTTTGTATTGATTGCGCCCGCAGATAAACCCAAAATTGTTGTTGTTGCTGTAATGGAACATGCCGGATTTGGTGCTACCTGGGCCGGACCAGCCTGTACAGTAATTGCTGAAAAATATATTACCGGAGATCTGAAACGTGAACATCTTTACAAAAAAATGATTACGTCGAGCTTCATGCCTGAATATAAAAGACAATGGATTGTCGACCTGAAAAGAAAAGGCTTGTATAAAGAACCTAAACCGGATTCTATAAAATTGAAAAGAATACAAGACAGTCTGAATCTTGTAAAGAAAGCGAAAGAAAAACTGCAAAAAGCCCAAACTGTTAAACCCAAAAAACCGTAA
- a CDS encoding C40 family peptidase, which yields MKKRVLFYLVAFVSTISLQSCVTNYVVSKPATYAKEYKTDAKLAAIDTKMENDKKLLINSFISEKAVAISNARNSLKNSEIAKAIKHNKTIDNILTEAQTYLGTPYRYGGMTRNGIDCSAFVLSVFGAAAGLTLPRVAASQSQEGEAIDKENLQKGDLIFFSHGKRISHVGIVESVTEEGEVKFIHAATSKGVMISSLNDSYWGPKYRFAKRVINENGDNYNNLASTNF from the coding sequence ATGAAGAAAAGAGTTTTGTTTTATTTAGTTGCTTTCGTTTCTACAATATCACTACAATCATGCGTTACTAATTACGTAGTTTCAAAACCGGCAACTTATGCTAAAGAATACAAAACAGATGCCAAACTAGCTGCAATAGATACTAAGATGGAGAATGATAAAAAGTTGTTAATCAACTCTTTTATCTCGGAAAAAGCAGTGGCAATCTCAAACGCTAGAAATTCTTTAAAAAATTCTGAAATCGCAAAAGCGATCAAACATAATAAGACGATTGATAATATCTTAACAGAAGCTCAAACTTATCTTGGAACTCCTTACAGATACGGAGGAATGACAAGAAACGGAATCGACTGTTCAGCATTTGTATTATCAGTTTTCGGCGCTGCAGCAGGTCTTACTTTACCAAGAGTAGCAGCATCTCAGTCTCAGGAAGGAGAAGCTATTGATAAAGAAAACCTTCAAAAAGGAGATTTAATTTTCTTCTCTCACGGAAAAAGAATTTCTCATGTAGGAATTGTAGAAAGTGTAACTGAAGAAGGAGAAGTAAAATTTATTCACGCAGCAACTTCAAAAGGGGTAATGATCTCTTCACTGAATGATTCTTATTGGGGACCAAAATACAGGTTTGCAAAAAGAGTGATCAATGAGAACGGAGATAACTACAACAACTTAGCATCTACTAATTTTTAG
- a CDS encoding toxin-antitoxin system YwqK family antitoxin, with the protein MIKKTSLIISLLFLKMFFCQNTDPVYYDQDWKVTSKAKASYYRVMPMKQIGELVLIQDFYINGTPQFEGYAFKKDEDAYVGDIVWYDEYGNDDNFRQYRNDTKNLTLLYYHPNGKIRKKVQYKNGVKEGEALIYGTDGAILMKGTYTKGKPTSGSFEKVKNNDDYDYNSKSDDDNDKPKVLTEAVVLPPSPALAQTDEVSSQIVEVVAPTEIPIENVSTSKSKDRKTISEKIFWKDSKQLAQEILYEISFYSFKPIGQKNYDKSGKLIQSLQENHFEKYGNGVANGTEYAYYLQNNFAAGVKSASKIIDGEKTGKETLYFPKGETYYETNYLNGLKDGEEIEYSEKGTVKNKRVYKKGKPFNGNFDERVGDIYVNVNYTNGTKEGEAVAKNEDQQIIAKGIYKNGKPYNGTFVIETGDNISELISVENFKKKGLQKVFSYRLENLQKTYTIQNEKLNGVTTFYNDGKIAGTLEYKNDEPYNGTLVNDDKNSVYKNGKLIEEIFFEDHYNKDNIKKQKFYENGILVKVKDYSFSITEKPQEFYEGIFKNGKPFSGYFETDYSREFKQVDYFENGIPKFQYSNDYLKNMDNYRHQYYDVKSTYKDGKIFDGAEYILNEKQFTIKYWKNGVLKSFDWDLFAMHYFNRLHFELKSNAIEVSDMQANRKAEIKIGQSQNTFNKQLSIDGKVIDDTRKDYLESKYKEGIIAYHEKGGKIISTAINPMDESMEATEGTELFYKVYMMVKESASLQENFNRLAEKVSGNKFIEETEENNIITGIQLDAEGKPKDGILITPTQNNTYTLQLYINRKLIKTVENVSYNKVKEEARKLERID; encoded by the coding sequence ATGATAAAAAAGACGTCCCTTATTATTTCTTTACTATTCTTAAAAATGTTTTTCTGCCAAAATACAGATCCTGTTTATTATGATCAGGATTGGAAGGTGACTTCAAAGGCGAAAGCATCTTATTACAGAGTAATGCCTATGAAACAAATTGGCGAATTGGTCTTAATTCAGGATTTTTATATCAATGGAACTCCGCAGTTTGAAGGATATGCTTTTAAAAAAGATGAAGATGCGTACGTTGGCGATATTGTCTGGTATGATGAATATGGAAATGATGATAATTTCAGGCAATACAGAAATGACACAAAGAACCTTACCTTATTATATTATCATCCAAATGGTAAGATTAGAAAAAAAGTTCAGTATAAAAATGGTGTGAAAGAGGGCGAAGCTTTAATTTACGGTACCGATGGAGCAATTTTAATGAAGGGAACTTATACAAAAGGAAAACCGACAAGTGGAAGCTTTGAAAAAGTAAAAAATAATGACGATTACGATTATAATTCAAAATCTGATGATGATAATGATAAGCCGAAGGTTCTCACAGAAGCCGTAGTTCTTCCGCCATCGCCGGCTTTAGCACAGACGGATGAAGTTTCTTCGCAAATAGTAGAAGTTGTGGCTCCGACAGAGATTCCTATTGAAAACGTTTCTACCAGTAAGTCGAAAGATCGAAAAACCATTTCTGAAAAAATATTTTGGAAAGATTCAAAACAACTTGCTCAGGAAATACTTTATGAGATCAGTTTTTACAGCTTTAAGCCGATTGGACAAAAAAATTACGACAAATCGGGAAAGCTTATTCAATCCTTACAAGAAAATCATTTTGAAAAATATGGAAATGGGGTTGCAAATGGGACTGAATATGCTTATTATCTTCAAAACAATTTTGCAGCAGGTGTAAAATCTGCTTCAAAAATCATTGATGGAGAAAAAACAGGTAAGGAAACTCTATATTTTCCGAAAGGTGAAACTTATTATGAAACCAATTATCTGAACGGTCTCAAGGATGGTGAAGAAATTGAGTATTCTGAAAAGGGAACGGTGAAAAACAAAAGAGTATATAAAAAAGGTAAGCCTTTTAATGGAAATTTTGATGAGCGTGTCGGAGATATTTATGTCAATGTAAATTACACAAATGGTACTAAAGAAGGAGAAGCGGTTGCAAAAAATGAAGATCAGCAAATTATAGCCAAAGGAATTTATAAAAACGGAAAACCTTATAACGGAACTTTTGTTATTGAAACCGGCGATAACATATCGGAATTAATTTCTGTAGAAAATTTTAAGAAAAAAGGATTGCAGAAAGTTTTCAGTTACAGACTAGAAAATTTACAAAAAACCTACACTATTCAAAATGAAAAGCTAAATGGAGTAACTACTTTTTATAATGATGGCAAAATTGCAGGAACCTTAGAGTATAAAAATGACGAGCCTTACAATGGAACTTTAGTTAATGATGACAAAAATTCAGTTTACAAAAACGGAAAACTTATCGAAGAGATATTTTTTGAAGATCATTATAATAAGGACAATATTAAAAAGCAAAAATTCTACGAAAACGGAATTTTGGTGAAGGTTAAAGATTATTCTTTTAGTATTACAGAAAAACCGCAGGAATTTTACGAAGGTATTTTTAAAAATGGTAAACCTTTTTCAGGGTATTTTGAAACCGATTATAGTCGGGAGTTTAAGCAGGTTGATTATTTTGAAAATGGAATTCCCAAATTTCAATATTCAAATGATTATCTGAAAAATATGGATAATTACAGACATCAATATTATGATGTCAAATCAACGTATAAAGACGGAAAAATATTTGACGGTGCAGAATATATCCTGAATGAAAAGCAGTTTACAATCAAATACTGGAAAAACGGAGTCTTAAAAAGTTTTGATTGGGATCTGTTTGCGATGCATTATTTTAACAGGCTTCATTTTGAACTGAAGAGTAATGCTATTGAAGTCAGCGATATGCAGGCAAACAGAAAGGCGGAGATTAAAATAGGACAATCCCAAAACACTTTTAATAAACAACTTTCAATCGACGGAAAAGTCATTGATGACACAAGAAAAGATTATTTAGAGTCAAAATATAAAGAAGGCATTATTGCTTATCATGAAAAAGGAGGGAAAATTATTTCGACGGCTATAAACCCAATGGATGAATCGATGGAGGCTACCGAAGGAACGGAATTGTTTTATAAAGTTTATATGATGGTGAAAGAAAGCGCAAGTCTTCAGGAGAATTTCAATCGTTTGGCAGAAAAAGTATCAGGTAACAAATTTATCGAAGAAACAGAAGAAAACAACATCATTACTGGAATTCAATTAGATGCTGAAGGAAAACCAAAAGACGGAATTTTAATTACTCCTACACAAAACAATACATATACTTTGCAATTGTATATAAATAGAAAGCTGATAAAAACCGTAGAAAATGTTAGTTATAATAAAGTAAAAGAAGAAGCAAGGAAGCTGGAAAGAATAGATTAA
- the rodA gene encoding rod shape-determining protein RodA — protein MKWTEGIDKLGLGLYFLLCLFAIANIYSVDEGLGKKQLIFFGISIFVGLIIFFSRSKFFENMSGIIYIGGVLMLAGLHVFGTEILGQKNWYKFGSFTMQPVEFSKIGTALMLANYVSGADFDLKNTKSLITALAIIGIPAVVVLSIPDVGSLLVFTAFFIALYREGLSGKLFLIGGLFGAVFLIANYLNDPLQWSLWYFTVFIIVIGGLWFAFNAAFLRKNIYTLLPGVGVILLLAALSFISPVIFEKLPKHQQERVEVLYKGEREFRDTSGYNLLYSKTAIGSGGMFGKGFREGSVTQGKFVPEQETDYIFCTVGEEWGFVGSAVLVFAYMIFIGRIYYLSEKQKSVFNRVFGYCFASILLMHFSINLGMVMGLFPTVGIPLPYFSYGGSSLLAFSMMTFIFFKLNYADKNSLV, from the coding sequence ATGAAATGGACAGAAGGAATAGATAAATTAGGTTTGGGGCTGTATTTTCTGCTTTGCTTATTTGCAATAGCCAATATTTACAGTGTAGATGAAGGTTTAGGTAAAAAACAGTTGATCTTTTTTGGAATTTCAATTTTTGTAGGGTTAATTATTTTCTTCAGCCGAAGTAAGTTTTTCGAAAATATGTCAGGAATTATTTACATCGGTGGAGTTTTAATGCTTGCCGGCCTCCATGTTTTCGGAACAGAAATTCTCGGTCAGAAAAACTGGTATAAATTCGGGAGTTTTACCATGCAGCCTGTAGAATTTTCAAAGATTGGAACGGCTTTAATGCTTGCAAATTATGTCTCCGGAGCAGATTTCGATCTTAAAAATACAAAATCATTAATAACAGCTTTGGCAATAATTGGTATTCCAGCCGTTGTTGTATTATCAATTCCTGATGTTGGGTCGTTACTTGTATTTACTGCGTTTTTTATTGCATTGTATCGTGAAGGTCTTTCCGGAAAATTATTTTTAATCGGAGGGCTTTTTGGAGCGGTATTTCTTATCGCCAACTATCTTAATGATCCTCTGCAATGGAGTTTGTGGTATTTCACAGTATTTATTATTGTAATTGGCGGATTGTGGTTTGCATTTAATGCAGCTTTTCTCCGCAAAAATATATATACTCTTTTACCAGGAGTAGGCGTAATTCTTTTACTGGCGGCATTGTCATTTATTTCGCCGGTCATTTTCGAGAAACTGCCAAAACATCAACAGGAGCGTGTCGAAGTTTTGTATAAGGGTGAAAGAGAATTTCGTGATACTTCAGGATATAATTTGCTGTATTCAAAGACGGCGATTGGTTCCGGAGGAATGTTTGGTAAAGGATTTCGTGAAGGTTCCGTAACTCAGGGGAAGTTTGTTCCTGAGCAGGAAACCGATTATATTTTCTGTACCGTTGGAGAAGAATGGGGATTTGTAGGAAGTGCAGTTTTGGTTTTTGCTTACATGATTTTCATCGGAAGGATATATTATCTCTCAGAAAAGCAAAAATCTGTGTTTAACAGGGTTTTTGGATATTGCTTTGCTTCCATCCTGTTGATGCACTTTTCTATTAATTTAGGCATGGTTATGGGGCTGTTTCCAACCGTTGGTATTCCGTTACCGTACTTTAGTTACGGAGGAAGTTCGTTGCTTGCCTTTTCTATGATGACTTTTATTTTCTTTAAACTCAATTACGCAGACAAAAACAGCTTGGTGTAA
- a CDS encoding glutamine synthetase III family protein, translating to MSTLRFKALETLPFKDFRKDNSIEVPVKLSELFCQNVFSEETMREYLTKEAFQSILDAMKKGTKIQRHIADQVAVAMKDWAMSKGVTHYTHWFQPLTGTTAEKHDSFFTPIEGGRAIERFSGNLLIQQEPDASSFPNGGIRNTFEARGYTAWDPTSPAFIMGTTLCIPSIFISYTGETLDYKAPLLRALNAVDEAATNVMQYFDKNVTKVTPTLGWEQEYFLVDSALYQSRPDLVLTGKTLLGHSPAKGQQLDDHYFGSIPTRVMNFMKELEIECMKLGIPVTTRHNEVAPNQFELAPMFEEVNVAVDHNSLLMDVMARIAHRHHFHILFHEKPFAGVNGSGKHNNWSLATDTGENLLSPGKNPKKNLQFLTFFVNAIKAVHEYADLLRASIASASNDHRLGANEAPPAIISVFIGSQLFRVLEELEKVTEGKLSPDEKTDLKLNVVGKIPEILLDNTDRNRTSPFAFTGNKFEIRAVGSSANCAESMTVMNTIAAKQLNDFKKEVDALIETGLKKDEAIFNVLREYIKQCKNIMFEGDGYSDDWAVEAEKRGLNNWKTTPEALKQEMNQKFVDLYEELGIFNHREVEARNEIKLEKYSTVIDIEARVLSDIARNHIIPSALNYQNRLIENVKGLKEIFEDKEFKTLAKEQMSLITNISQNVSKIKLGVEDLIAAREAAKAVTESQTQAEDYCNKVKPLFDIIRDASDDLEMMVDDELWPMTKYREMLFTR from the coding sequence ATGTCAACTTTAAGATTCAAAGCGTTAGAAACTTTACCATTTAAGGACTTTAGAAAAGATAACTCTATCGAAGTTCCTGTAAAATTGTCAGAATTATTCTGCCAGAATGTTTTCTCAGAAGAAACCATGAGAGAATATTTGACAAAAGAAGCATTCCAATCTATTTTGGATGCGATGAAAAAAGGAACTAAAATCCAGAGACACATCGCAGACCAGGTAGCTGTAGCGATGAAAGACTGGGCAATGAGCAAGGGTGTTACTCACTACACACACTGGTTTCAGCCATTAACAGGAACTACTGCAGAAAAACACGATTCTTTCTTCACTCCAATCGAAGGTGGAAGAGCTATTGAAAGATTCAGCGGAAACTTATTGATTCAGCAAGAACCGGATGCATCTTCTTTCCCGAACGGTGGTATCAGAAACACTTTCGAAGCTAGAGGTTATACAGCTTGGGATCCTACTTCTCCAGCATTTATTATGGGAACTACTTTATGTATTCCTTCTATCTTTATTTCTTACACTGGAGAAACTTTAGATTACAAAGCACCATTATTGAGAGCTTTGAACGCTGTAGACGAGGCTGCAACAAACGTAATGCAGTATTTTGACAAAAATGTAACAAAAGTAACTCCTACTTTAGGTTGGGAGCAAGAATATTTTTTGGTTGATTCAGCATTGTATCAATCTCGTCCGGATTTAGTTTTAACAGGTAAAACCTTGTTAGGACATTCTCCTGCAAAAGGACAACAATTAGATGACCATTATTTCGGTTCTATTCCTACAAGAGTAATGAACTTCATGAAAGAATTGGAAATCGAATGTATGAAATTGGGAATTCCGGTTACTACAAGACACAACGAGGTAGCTCCAAACCAATTTGAGCTTGCTCCGATGTTTGAAGAAGTAAACGTTGCGGTTGATCACAACTCTTTGTTGATGGACGTTATGGCAAGAATTGCTCACAGACATCATTTCCATATTTTATTCCACGAAAAACCATTCGCAGGAGTAAACGGAAGCGGAAAACACAACAACTGGTCTTTGGCAACTGATACAGGTGAAAACCTTTTAAGCCCAGGAAAAAATCCTAAAAAAAACTTACAGTTCTTAACATTCTTCGTAAATGCTATTAAAGCGGTACATGAATATGCGGATCTTTTGAGAGCAAGTATCGCTTCTGCAAGCAACGACCACAGATTAGGTGCAAATGAAGCGCCACCGGCAATTATTTCTGTATTTATCGGAAGCCAATTGTTCAGAGTTTTGGAAGAGCTTGAAAAAGTAACAGAAGGAAAACTATCTCCAGACGAAAAAACAGATTTAAAACTGAATGTTGTTGGGAAAATCCCTGAAATTTTGTTGGATAATACTGACAGAAACAGAACTTCTCCATTTGCATTTACAGGAAATAAATTTGAAATCAGAGCGGTAGGTTCTTCTGCAAACTGCGCAGAATCTATGACGGTAATGAACACGATTGCTGCAAAACAATTAAACGACTTCAAAAAAGAAGTTGATGCTTTAATTGAAACAGGATTGAAAAAAGACGAAGCCATCTTCAATGTTTTGAGAGAATACATCAAGCAGTGTAAAAACATCATGTTTGAAGGTGACGGATATTCTGATGACTGGGCTGTAGAAGCTGAAAAAAGAGGATTAAACAACTGGAAAACAACTCCTGAAGCATTGAAGCAGGAAATGAATCAGAAATTTGTTGATCTTTATGAAGAATTAGGAATCTTCAATCACAGAGAAGTAGAAGCAAGAAACGAAATCAAATTAGAAAAATATTCTACCGTAATTGATATTGAAGCAAGAGTTTTGAGTGATATCGCAAGAAACCACATTATCCCTTCTGCTTTAAATTATCAGAACAGATTGATTGAGAACGTAAAAGGTCTTAAAGAAATTTTTGAAGACAAAGAATTCAAAACTTTGGCGAAAGAGCAAATGAGCTTAATTACCAACATCTCACAAAACGTTTCTAAAATTAAACTAGGCGTTGAAGATTTGATCGCAGCGAGAGAAGCAGCAAAAGCTGTTACAGAAAGTCAGACGCAGGCAGAAGACTACTGCAACAAAGTAAAACCTTTATTTGACATTATCAGAGACGCTTCTGATGATCTTGAAATGATGGTAGATGATGAGCTTTGGCCAATGACGAAATATAGAGAAATGTTATTCACAAGATAA